In the genome of Halostella salina, the window GCCGGCGAGACCGGCCTCCCCGAGTTCGGGCTGTTCGGGTTCACCGCGTATCAGGCGCTCGTCTCGACCGTCGCGAGCGTCGCGCTCGGGCTGCCGGGGGCGTACGTCCTCGCCCGGTTCGAGTTCCCCGGCCGGCGGACGCTCCGCTCGCTGACGATCCTCCCCTTCATCCTCCCGTCGGTGATGGTCGCGATCGGCTTCGTCGCCACGTTCGGGCGGGAGGGCCTCCTGAACAACTCGCTCGCGGCCGTCGGCCTCCCGCCCGTCGACCTCATCGGCAGCCTGACCGTCGTGGTCGTCGCCCACGCCTTTTACAACGCGCCGCTGGTCACCCGGGTCACCGTGGCGGCGTGGGAGACGGTCGACGCCCGCGCCGTCGAGACGGCCCGGAGCCTCGGGGCGAGCCGCCGCCGCGCGTTCGTCGATGTGGTCGTCCCGCAACTGCTCCCGGCGGTGCTGACCGGGGCGCTGCTGACGTTCGTGTTCACGTTCATGACGTTCCCCATCGTGCTGGCGCTGGGCGGGCTGGATCTCGCCACCGTCGAAGTGTGGGTGTACGCGCTCCTGCGGAACCTGAACTACGAGGAGGCGGCCGCGCTGGCCGTCCTCGAAACCGCCGTGTCGCTGGCGCTGACGTACGCCTACCTCCGGTACGAGGCGGCACAGGCGTCGGGGAGCCGGGGCGCGACCCCGCCCGACCGCGTCCCGCTCGTCCCGTCGCCCCGCGCGCTGCTGTCGCCGAGCCGGCTCGCCGTCCTCGCGTACGCCGCCGTCGCCGCGCTGGTGTTTCTCGGCCCCATCGTCAGCATGGTGTGGACGAGCGTCGCCGGGCCGGACGGCCCGACGCTCGCGTACTACGAGTTCCTCGTGCAGCGGCAGGTCGAGGGCACCGCCGTCCAGACGAAGCCGTGGCCGGCGGTCCGCAACTCGCTGACCTTCGCGCTCGGCACGCTCGCCGTCGCGCTCCCGATGGGCGTCGCCGTCGCGCTGGTGACGACCCGCGAGTTCCGCGGCCGGACCGTGCTCGGCGCGATAGCGATGGGACCGATCGCCGTCTCCGGCATCGTCACGGGCGTCGGCCTCCTGCTCGGGCCCGTGTTCGGGATCCCCCTCGGCGGCGGCTACCGCCTGCAGGTGACCGGCGCGGTCGCGGTCGTCGCGGCCCACGCCGTCGCCGCGTACCCCTTCGTCACGCGCTCGGTCGCGCCGCCCCTCCGACGGCTGGACCCGGCGATGGTCGAATCGGCGCGGGCGCTCGGAGCCAGCCGCGCCCGGGCGCTGCTGGACGTGGAACTGCCGCTTATCGCCGCCGGCGTCGTCGCGGGCGCGGCCTTTGCCTTCGCCATCAGCGTCGGCGAGTTCGATTCGACGGTCATACTTGCGGAGGGCGCGGACAGCTACACGATGCCTGTCGCAGTCGAGCGCTACCGCGGCCGCCGGCTCGGGCCGGCGACCGCGATGGGCACCGTCCTGCTCGCCGTCACGAGCGCCAGCTTCGTCGTCATCGACCGCCTCGGGGGGCGGTTCGAGCGTGGTTGACCTGCACGTCGACGCCGTCTCGAAGCGCTACGGCGGGACGACGGCGCTCGACGGCGTCGACCTGGAGGTGAACGACGGCGAGTTCTTCACGCTCGTCGGCCCCTCGGGCTGCGGGAAGACGACGACGCTGCGAACGATCGCCGGCTTCGAGTCCCCGACCGAGGGGGTCGTTCGCTTCGGCGACCGCGAGATGACTGGGGTGCCGCCGGAGGACCGCGACGTGGGGGTCGTGTTCCAGTCGTACGCGCTCTTTCCGCACATGACCGTCGCGGAGAACGTCGCCTACGGCCTGCGCTTCCGCGACCCGCCCGGCGACGCGACGACCGACGAGCGCGTCGCCGAACTGCTCGACCTCGTCGACCTCCCCGGGATGGGCGACCGCGACCCCGAGGAGCTGTCGGGCGGCCAGCAGCAGCGCGTCGCGCTGGCCCGCGCGCTCGCCCCCGGCCCGGAGGTGCTGCTGCTCGACGAGCCGATGAGCGCGCTGGACGCCCGCCTCCGCGAGCGTCTCCGCCGGCAGGTGAAGGCGATCCAGTCGGAACTGGGGATCACGACCGTCTACGTCACCCACGACCAGGCGGAGGCGCTGGCGATATCCGACCGCGTCGCCGTGCTGCACGACGGCCGCGTCGAGCAGGTCGGCACGCCGGAGGACGTGTACCGCCGCCCCCAGCGCCGCTTCGTCGCGGAGTTCGTCGGCGAGAACAACGTGTTCGCGGGCCGGGTCACCGGCAGCGACGCCGCCGGCACCACCGTCGACGTGAACGGGCGCTCGCTCCGGCTCCCGCCGGTCGAGGCGAGCGCGGGGGACACGATGACGTTCTGCGTCCGCCCGGCGGCGCTGTCGACGGAGAAGGTGACCAACCAGCTCACCGCGACGGTGCGGACCGCGGAGTTCCTCGGCGAGGCGGTGCGGGTCCACGCCGACTGGAACGGCCGGGAGCTGGTCGTCCGCCTCCCGGACGCGCCCGACGGCGACGCGGTGACGGTCGGGTTCGACCCCGCGGACGTACACGTGTTGCCCGACGAAGCGCGGTGAACACTGGCTGCCGTGTGTGTCGCGTCCGTTACAGATCCGCGTTTCAGCGAACCGTTTAGTCGGTCGCGTCCCACGATCGCACGATGCCACCCACCGAAACCGCACTCGTGGTCGGTGTCGGTCCCGGAGTCGGCGAATCCGTCGCACGCCGCTTCGACGCAGAGGGTGTCGGCGTCGGCCTGCTCGCCCGCTCGGCGGACTTCCTCGACGACCTCGCGACCGACCTCGACGACGCGACGGCCCTCCACCTCGACGCGACCGACGCGGACGCGCCGGACCGGGCGCTGTCCCGCGTCCGTGAGAGCCACGGCCCGGTCGACGCGCTCGTCCTGAACCTCCCCGGTCCGGCCGACGCCGGCGGCGACGCGACGGCCGTCGATCCAAGCAACCTCCGGCGCGCGTGGGCCCAACAGGTGCCGATCGCCCTCCGGTTCATTCGCGCAGCCGAACCCGACCTGCGCGACGGCGGGACCGTCGTCGTCACCAACTCGATGCAGTCGAAGCGCCCGAACGGGGTGAGTCCGGCCCGCGCCAGCGCCCGCTTTGCCCTCCGCGGGCTGGTCGGGTCGCTGGCCGACGGGCTCTCGGACGACGGGATCCACGTCGCCCACCTCGTGATCGACGGGTGGATCGACCGCCCCGACCTCCGCGAGCGGTTCCCGGACCACGAGCCGTGGACCGACCCGGACGCCGTCGCCGACACCTGCTGGCATCTCGTCGACCAGTCCGGGGACGCCTGGACGCACGAACTCGACGTCCGCGCCCGCGGCGACGAGGTGCGGTTCGGATGAGCGACGCGGGACACGGCACGAACCGCACCGTCCTGATCGCCGGCGTCGGGGAGACGCTCGGGACGGCGCTGGCCCGCGCGTTCGCCGACGCGGGCGACGCCGTCGCGCTGCTCGCACGGTCCCCGGACCACGTCGAGTCGCTGGCCGCCGACCTCCGGCGCGACGGGGCCGACGCCGTCGCTGTGACGGCTGACGTGACCGACCCGGATGCCGTCGCCGATGCGTTCGATGCCGTCCGGGCGGCGTTCGGGCAGGTCGACGTGCTGGTCCACAACGCCAGCGCGCCGGCCGGCGGTCCCGTCGACGACTGCGACCCCGCGGCGTTCGAGCGCCCCTGGCGCGTCCGGACGTACGGCGGCTATCTCTGTGCCCGCGAGGCGCTCGCGGACGGCGGCGACCCGACGGTCCTCTTTTCGGGCACCTCGTACGCCGTGGAGCCGACGGGACGGATGCCCGACTGGAGCAGCGCCGCCTTCGCGACGCGTGGGCTTGCGGCGTCGCTGGACGACGGCCCGGCCGACGCGACGTACGTCGCCATCGGCGCGACGGTCGCGCCGCCCGGCGGCTACGTCACCGACGACCGCGTCGCCGCCGAGGCGGTGGCCGCGCGGTTCGTCGAGTTCGCCGACGACCCCCCGGAGGCAACGACGGTGCGGGTCCCCTAATCCACGCTCGACCAGAACCGCTCCAGCCCCAGCGAGAGCATATCCGGGCTAACGGCCTGGAACTCGTCGTTCTCGGGGAAGTACTCGCGCACGCTGTCCCAGGAGTCCCGGGCGTAGCGCTCGTCGACGAGCACGCGGACGCCGACCTCCTCGGGGCCGCGGATGACGCGGCCGATGGCCTGCCGCGCCTTGCGGACGGCCGGGATGGTCAGCGCGTACTCGAACCCGCCGCGCGACCCGGAGCCGCCCCCGCCGAACTCGCGGTCGTAGGCGGTACGGACGGCCCGCGTTCGCGGGCTGGCGGTGTTGATGATCGGGACGCCGCAGACGACGGCGGCCCGCAGTTTGTCCCCCTGATAGTCGACGCCCTCGGTGAGCGTCCCGCGGAGGCTGGTGACGAGCACCTTCGACTCGCCGGCGAAGAAGTCGTCCTTCAGCGTCTCGGTCGCGTCGTCGCCGCTGGACTCGTCGATGAGGACGGGCTTGTCGGCGCGGCCGCGAAGCGCCCCCGCCATCCACTCCGCCTCGGCGTAGTTGGGCATCCCGACGAGGACGTTGCCCGGCGACCCCGCCACCTCCGCGACCGCGTCGGCGTACGTCCGGCGGGTGGGATTCTCGTCGGCGTCTCCGCCGTCCGGCGTCGGCCCGCGGTTCTCGTAGGTGAACTTCGGCGCGGCGACGGCGAAGCTCTCGCGGTTCGCTTCCGGGAAGTCGAGCCCGTACGTCCGCTCGACGACCGGCCGGTCCTCGTCGCGTTCGAGGTGGCGCAGCCCCGTCACCTCGGCGAACACGTCGAGGGGCGCGAGCGTCGCGCTCATCAGGACGCCCCCGCCGAAGTCGGCGAGGCGCTCGCCGATGGCGTCGCTGGGCACGCAGTTGTGCAGGGAGAGGCTGGCGTTGTACGCCCGCCGCCACGACCCCTCCGGCTCGGACCGGTCCCACGTCCGCTCCAGATCGATCTCGCGGAAGTAGTTCTCGTGGCCGTTGCGGTACCACTCGCCGAGCACGCGCCCGGCGGCGGGAGCCGCACGGGTCTTCCCCTCGTCCTCGGCCTCGTCTAAAATTCGCTTGACGACCGCGCCGACCGCCTCAGCGCGGGCCCAGACCCCGCCGTCGTACCCTTCGCGCTCGGCCCACTCGGTGATGGCGTCGGGTTCGGGCGTCTCGGGGTCCCGTAGCGGGATCTCCTCGTCCGGCAGGTCCGAGAGGTTCGCCTTCCAGCCCCGGTGCTCGCGTTCGAGGTGGGCGGTGACGCGGCGGTCGAGTTCGTCCCGCAGGTCCCGGATGAACTCGCGGGTGTCCTGCAGTTCGGAGAGCGTCACGTCGCTGTCGGAGAGTTCGGTGCGGATCAGGTCCGCGTCCTCCCGGGCCGTCTCGCGGCCGTCCGTCTCGTCGAACTGGAGCGGCTGGATGACCCGTGACAGCTCCGATTCGGCGTCGCGCAGGGTAGCGTCGGCGACGCCGTCGCTCACCAGATCCCGGACGCGCGGTTCGAGCATGTGCGCCTCGTCGCAGACGACGAACGTCGAATCGTCCAGCAGCGCGCCGGTGAAGGAGCCGGTCGTCGTCGGGTCGAACGCGTGGTAGTAGTTGCCGACCACGACCTCCGCGTGCCCCAGCATCGCCCCCATCATCGAGTGCGGGCAGGTGCCGTGTTCGACGGAGCGCGCCACGAGGTCGTCCGGCGTCAGGAGGCCTTCGGCGGTGAAGTCGAACGGGACGGCCTCGGCGGGGTCGCCGTCCTCCGGCAGGTCAGCGAGGTACTGCGCGTAGAACGGGCAGTACTCCGTGTCCTCGAACTCGGGCATCCCCTCGGGGTACGGCGACGGCTCGTCGGCGGTTTCGAGGTACGTCGCTCCGCCGGCCCCGGAGTCGACCAGCCCGACCTGCTGGCTCCGGGCGTCGGCGGCCAGCGCGTCGGCCGTCGTCGGCCCCTCGCCGGTCAGGCCGCGGGTGCGGTCGCGCAGGTCCTCGCAGCGGTCGTACACGTTGTCGTCGTCGATCCCACCCGTCTTCTCGCGGTTGTACGGGCAGACATCGGCCTTGCCGACGAGCGTGAGCCCCGACACGGGGCGGTGGTCGTCGGGCAGGTTCGCGTTTATCGTCCGCAGGTCCGCCTCGAACTGGCGGAGCTGCTGCTTGACGCTCGTCAGTACCAGCACGCGCTCGAAGTCGCTGTCGGGGTCGCGCACGAGGTGGATCCCCGCCGTCAGCGCGAGCATCGTCTTCCCGGTACCGCAGGCTCCCTCGAGGGCGAGAAAGCCGCCGTCGCGGGCCGTCTCGACCGCCGTCTCGATGCCGTCGACCTGGTCGTCGTACGGCTCGTCGTGGCCGAACACGTCGCGCCAGGAGCCTGCCATCGTCGTGTGGTCTCTCACCGCCGCGTCGGGCATAGGGCTGTCGAAGCAGTGGCCGCGGCTTCGCAGATAAACCCTCGGCAGGACGGCGCTTGGGGCTTCGCCGACACCGATCACTCCCCCTCGACGTCGGTCCACGTCGTCTCGCCGTCGCCGCCCCCGGTCTTGTACACGCCGCGGGCGTCGGCCACCGCCTCGCCCTCGCCGTCGGTCACGTCGACGGAGACGACGGCGACGCTGCCGCCGTCCCGCACCACCTCGGCCGCGGCGCGGAGGCGGTCGGTACCCGGCGAGAGGTAGTCGATGCGCATATCGATCGTCGGCGTCGGCTTCGGGTGGAGCGAGTACACCGCCGCGCCGCCGACGGTGTCGGCCAGCGAGTAGGTGACGCCGCCGTGGGCGACGGTCTTCCACGGGACCGAGGAGTGGCCCTCCTCCAGGTCGAGCGTGCCGACGGCGCGGCCGTCGCCCGCCGACTCCATCTCGATGCCGAGCCGTTCGACGAACGGCAGCTGCGAGAACAGTTCCTTCGCCTCGAAATCGTCCATACCCCGTCCACAGTCGCGGGGGAAATAAACTGTCCGGGCGTCGTGGGTTTTCCGGGGGGCCGGGCGCGGCAGACGGGGAACACGTCGATTCCGCCGGAGCGTTCGCTACGTCCCCTCCGACGGGAGCGTCGCCGCGAGCCGGTCGACGACCGACGGGTCGATCACCCCGGCCATCTCCATCGCCTCCGCCTCGTGGGAGTCGAGGTCGAGGACGCTCCGGAAGAACCACGAGAGCGTCACGTAGGACTCGTGGAGGCGCTCCGCGCGCTCGCGCCCCTCGGCGGTGAGCGTCGCCCCCTCGTACGGTTCGTACGTCACCAGGCCGCGCGTTTCGAGTTGCTGCAACATCTCCGTCGCCGACGCGGCCGACCGGTCCAGCAGGTCGGCGACGTGACCGGACGAAACCGGTGACCCGTCGCGCTGTCCGGCGATGTACACCGCCAGCAGGTACTGGTCAGCCCCGCTCATCGTGGCGCGGTCGTGGGGACGGACTGCGCCTCGCATGGGAGTCGACCGCTCGCCCGCCGGTCGGCGGGAACGTGCCCACATTCAGTCCCGACGCGCGACCGTGCCCGGTGATGGGCGTCGATTCCGGCCGTCCAGCCCTCGTCCCTACCGGCTCCGTTCGTTCTGTCGAGCACGGATACGGGCCGTTTTTAGGCCATCCTAAAAATAGGTACTGGTTGTCGCCGTCCGAACCGACCGTAGCGACGAGCAACGGCGGTCCCCGCACAGCACCGGTAGCAGAGTGAGCGCGTTGAACGAGAGTGCAGTGGCTATCTGGTTGAATAGTCGGCGGCGTACTCGGCGTAGCGCCGTCCCGCTTCCCTGATCCCGACGACGGCGGTGAGGACGACGCCGAGGAAAAACAGGAGAACGAACGTCGGGGCGTTCGGGAGAAGTCCGACCACAGTCAGTTGGATGGCAAACGTCATCGTCACGAGGTCCTTGCGGCGTTCGTCCGCGTATGCCATTGTTCGCCTGTATCCCCCCGGTACAAAAGCTATTTTCCATCCAGCTGGGCAGTGTATCTCCGTCCGTGGCGCATCCGGGACACCCTCCGCAGACGCAACCGTTACCCGCCGCCACGGCCAACGTCCGGCCATGACCGACTCGTTCGACGCGGACACGTGGCGGCGGGAACTGGAGACACAGCGCGAGGAGAAGGACCGCTTCTTCGACGAGCACCGGCAGTCGCCGATCCCGCCGGAGGAACGCGACGACTTCGACGGCCTGGACTACTTCGACCCGGACCCCGACTACCGCGTGACGGCGACGGTGACGGTCCACGACGACCCCGAGGCGGTGACGATGGACACGACCGCGGGGACCGAGGTGCGCTACCGGCGCGAACTGACGCTGTCCTTCGATATCGACGGCGTCGAGCAGGAGCTCGCGGCGTACCGCCAGGAGGGCGACGAGCAGTACTTCGTCCCGATCCGCGACAAGACGACCGGGCAGGAGAGCTACGAGGGCGGGCGCTACATGGAGTTCGCCAGCGACGAGGAACTGGACGACGGCGACGAAATGGTGCTCGACTTCAATCTCGCGTACTCGCCGTTCTGCGCGTACAGCGAGACGTTCGCCTGCCCGCTCCCGCCCGAGGAGAACTGGCTGGACGTTGCGGTCGAGGCCGGCGAGAAAGCGCCCTAGGGCGCGACGCCGACGGTCAGCAGCGTCCCGTACTCGCGGTAGCGCTCGACCATGTCCTCGCGGGTCTCCCAGTCCTCCGTCGGGAACTCGTCGGCGGGCGGGATCTCGGTTTCCTCGTCCGGGATGGTGTCCTGCTCGGCGACGTGGAGGCCGGCGTCGCGGAACGCCTCGCGGTACTCCGGCCTGCTCCAGCGGGTCATCTCCACGTCGATGAACTCCTGCCACTCGTGGGAGTGGTGGTTCTCCTCGTAGTAGTTGACGGCGCAGTAGAACGTCCCGCCGGGCCGGAGGACGCGCCGGATTTCCCGCAACGTCTCGCGGGGGTCGGCGGCGTAGTAGAACGCCTCCATCGACCAGACGTGGTCGACCGAGTCGTCGGCGAACGGGAGCGACCCGAAGTCGCCGACGACGTACCCCACGTCGGGGTCGTCGGTGTACTCGCGGGCGTTGCGGGCCATCTCGGGCGCGGCGTCGATGCCGTACGCGCGGGCGGCGTCCTTGGTTTCCCGGAGCGCGCGCCCGGCGTAGCCGCTGCCACAGCCGAGGTCGAGCACCACGTCGCCCGGTTCGACGGGCATCCGGGCGAGGGCGTGCTTGGCGGTGTGCCAGTGTCGGTCCTCCATGCCGCGGTCGCGGCCGTCCGCGGCCCACTCGTCAAACTCCGCGCTGACGCTCATGGTCGGGACGAGACGGGCCGGCGACTAAACGGGTTCGGAGTGTGCGTCGACCCCGGTCCTGACGCGGAGCGCGGCGGAAGCCGCGGGGCTTTTCATCGGCCCCCGAGAGGGAGAGGTATGGTCGCCCGTCGCAAGCGCTACCGGATCGCCGACTCCGCCCAGCAGGTCGTCGGCGGGTTCCTGCTGGCCGGACCGTTCGTCGTCACCGAGGAGGTGTGGGTGCTGGCGGCTAACATGACCGTCTGGCACGCGCTGGTGACCGTCGGCATCGTCGCGGGCATCGGCTACGGCGCGCTGTACAAGGCCGACGCGGGGCGGGACCCCGACACCGAGGCGGAGGTCGCGGGGATCCCGGTCCGGTTCGTCTCGCTGATGGTCGTGTCGTACGGCTCCGTCGCCGTGCTCGCGCTGGCGCTGACCGCACCGGAGACGTTTCTCGTCCAGGAGGGGATCCTCCGCGACCCCACGCAGCGGACCGTCGCGATGGCCACGCTCAAGGCAGTCAGCGTCGGGGCGATATTCAGCGTCGTCGGCGCGGCGACCGCCGACAGCGTGTTCTGACCCGACGGACGCGTTCCAACCTCACGACCGCAGTTCCCCCGACCCAGCAATCTTAAGTCCGTCGGACACGCGTTCCGTGGTATGGATTACGCGCTTGCGATCGACGGCAGTCCCGAGGAGATACCGGGCGGGACTGGCGTTCTCCTGCTGCACCCGAGCACCGGTGAGACGGACCGGATCGACACTGACTTTCTGAAGCAGGACACCGACCGATTCCTCGTGATCTCCACACGAACCACTGCGCGGGAGGTCATGCAGAAGCTCGACTACTACGACGTTGACGAGGACCGGGCTGTGATCCTCGACACGCTTTCGGTCGAACGCGGCTACTCCCGGCGCAGCAGCGAGAACGTCCACTACGTCGGCGCGCCCGACGACCTGGACGGCATCGTCGAGCAGACCGAGGAGTTCCTGGCGAACACCGAGGGCAAGCGCCGGGTGAGCCTCGACTCGATCACCGAACTCGCCTACTACGCCGGCGAGGAGGCCACGCAGGACGCGATCCGGGCGATCCTCGCGCTGCTCGACGAGCACGACGCCGTCGGCCTCTTTCACCTCGCGACCGAGGTCCACGACGACGAAGTCGTCGCGGCGTACCGCGACCTGTTCGACGGCGTGATCGACCTGGACGAGGACGACTCGGTCAGCGTCGACTTCTGACCGAAGGGACGCGGGGAGTCCCGCTACAGCTTCTCGAACGTCTTTTCCGCCCACGTGACGGCGTACTCCGGCCCGTGGCTCCGGTAGGCGACCGTGGCGAGCGCCGCGAACGGTGCGGGCAGGTCGAGGTCGTGTTTGATCGCGGCACAGGCCAGCTCCGTCGCGTCGGCGAAGTCCGTCTCCTCGCGGGCGACCGCGCCCGGCAGGTCGGCGACGCGGCCCTCGATCCGCTCGCCGGCGTCGACCCAGGCGTCGCCCAGACGGGGGTGTTCGTCGGGCCAGTCCGAAAACGGCTCGCGGGTGTGACAGCCGATCCAGCCGTCGTACAGCGCCGCCGCGACCTGATAGGTGGCGTTGGGCGACAGCGGGAGCGCGTCGTCGAGGTCGCGGTAGCGCTCCCCGAAAAAGCCCAGGAAGCTCTCGGGAACGTCGAGCCCGACCTCCACGAGCGCCTCAGCGACGAGGAAATCGATGAAGGATTCGGGTGACCCCTCTACCCGGGGTTTGACGATGACGGTCGGCGGGTCGGTCTGTCGGGTCCAGACGACGCTCCCGTCGCCCGGGAGACCGATCGTGAACTCGTTCCCGGCGTACCGGGCGAGCAACTGCGGCGCGTCCTCGGGGAGCCACGCCGCAGGGTGGGTCGCCGGGTCGAGCGCGTCGACGAGCAGGCCCAGATCCTCGGCCTGCTCCGGCGGGAGCGTCTCGAAATCGCTCGCGGCCGAGAGCACCAGCGCGTCCGGCGCGTGGGCGTCACGGACGGCAGCGACGTCGTCGGGCAGGTCGCGCTCGCTGAACATCAGGCGAGCAGGGACTGGACGACGAGCACGAGGGCCAGGAGTCCGGAGACGCCGATGGTGCCGAGTACGATCTTCGTGGCTTCGCTCATGCTCGACGGGAGACGCCGCGCGCGCTTAAAACCAGGGCAATCGCCGTCGACGGGGGATCAGTCCGCACCGGTCGCGCCGGCCTCGGCCTCCCGGGCGACCCGCCGCCACGCGCCGGACCAGAACCGGACCGTGTTGACCGTCGCCCGGAGGTACATGTCGGCGAGGATGGCCCCGAACACGGCGGTGAGACCGAGCCCGAACCCGGGGTCGACCGTCACCCCGGCGACCGACACCGCCACGACGCCGGCCGGCAACGCCGTGAGCGCGAC includes:
- a CDS encoding ABC transporter ATP-binding protein — protein: MVDLHVDAVSKRYGGTTALDGVDLEVNDGEFFTLVGPSGCGKTTTLRTIAGFESPTEGVVRFGDREMTGVPPEDRDVGVVFQSYALFPHMTVAENVAYGLRFRDPPGDATTDERVAELLDLVDLPGMGDRDPEELSGGQQQRVALARALAPGPEVLLLDEPMSALDARLRERLRRQVKAIQSELGITTVYVTHDQAEALAISDRVAVLHDGRVEQVGTPEDVYRRPQRRFVAEFVGENNVFAGRVTGSDAAGTTVDVNGRSLRLPPVEASAGDTMTFCVRPAALSTEKVTNQLTATVRTAEFLGEAVRVHADWNGRELVVRLPDAPDGDAVTVGFDPADVHVLPDEAR
- a CDS encoding ATP-dependent DNA helicase — protein: MAGSWRDVFGHDEPYDDQVDGIETAVETARDGGFLALEGACGTGKTMLALTAGIHLVRDPDSDFERVLVLTSVKQQLRQFEADLRTINANLPDDHRPVSGLTLVGKADVCPYNREKTGGIDDDNVYDRCEDLRDRTRGLTGEGPTTADALAADARSQQVGLVDSGAGGATYLETADEPSPYPEGMPEFEDTEYCPFYAQYLADLPEDGDPAEAVPFDFTAEGLLTPDDLVARSVEHGTCPHSMMGAMLGHAEVVVGNYYHAFDPTTTGSFTGALLDDSTFVVCDEAHMLEPRVRDLVSDGVADATLRDAESELSRVIQPLQFDETDGRETAREDADLIRTELSDSDVTLSELQDTREFIRDLRDELDRRVTAHLEREHRGWKANLSDLPDEEIPLRDPETPEPDAITEWAEREGYDGGVWARAEAVGAVVKRILDEAEDEGKTRAAPAAGRVLGEWYRNGHENYFREIDLERTWDRSEPEGSWRRAYNASLSLHNCVPSDAIGERLADFGGGVLMSATLAPLDVFAEVTGLRHLERDEDRPVVERTYGLDFPEANRESFAVAAPKFTYENRGPTPDGGDADENPTRRTYADAVAEVAGSPGNVLVGMPNYAEAEWMAGALRGRADKPVLIDESSGDDATETLKDDFFAGESKVLVTSLRGTLTEGVDYQGDKLRAAVVCGVPIINTASPRTRAVRTAYDREFGGGGSGSRGGFEYALTIPAVRKARQAIGRVIRGPEEVGVRVLVDERYARDSWDSVREYFPENDEFQAVSPDMLSLGLERFWSSVD
- a CDS encoding DUF7090 family protein — translated: MDYALAIDGSPEEIPGGTGVLLLHPSTGETDRIDTDFLKQDTDRFLVISTRTTAREVMQKLDYYDVDEDRAVILDTLSVERGYSRRSSENVHYVGAPDDLDGIVEQTEEFLANTEGKRRVSLDSITELAYYAGEEATQDAIRAILALLDEHDAVGLFHLATEVHDDEVVAAYRDLFDGVIDLDEDDSVSVDF
- a CDS encoding DUF2391 family protein codes for the protein MVARRKRYRIADSAQQVVGGFLLAGPFVVTEEVWVLAANMTVWHALVTVGIVAGIGYGALYKADAGRDPDTEAEVAGIPVRFVSLMVVSYGSVAVLALALTAPETFLVQEGILRDPTQRTVAMATLKAVSVGAIFSVVGAATADSVF
- a CDS encoding SDR family NAD(P)-dependent oxidoreductase; the protein is MSDAGHGTNRTVLIAGVGETLGTALARAFADAGDAVALLARSPDHVESLAADLRRDGADAVAVTADVTDPDAVADAFDAVRAAFGQVDVLVHNASAPAGGPVDDCDPAAFERPWRVRTYGGYLCAREALADGGDPTVLFSGTSYAVEPTGRMPDWSSAAFATRGLAASLDDGPADATYVAIGATVAPPGGYVTDDRVAAEAVAARFVEFADDPPEATTVRVP
- a CDS encoding ABC transporter permease, coding for MSRTGRAVAALEHHAVGTVAVAAAVTVALVFYLPVGIVLSEAVTVVPGVPPGVSVAPLIDVLTDEFYVGALAGVAADPLAVGRHAGNVLDWADAFLAGETGLPEFGLFGFTAYQALVSTVASVALGLPGAYVLARFEFPGRRTLRSLTILPFILPSVMVAIGFVATFGREGLLNNSLAAVGLPPVDLIGSLTVVVVAHAFYNAPLVTRVTVAAWETVDARAVETARSLGASRRRAFVDVVVPQLLPAVLTGALLTFVFTFMTFPIVLALGGLDLATVEVWVYALLRNLNYEEAAALAVLETAVSLALTYAYLRYEAAQASGSRGATPPDRVPLVPSPRALLSPSRLAVLAYAAVAALVFLGPIVSMVWTSVAGPDGPTLAYYEFLVQRQVEGTAVQTKPWPAVRNSLTFALGTLAVALPMGVAVALVTTREFRGRTVLGAIAMGPIAVSGIVTGVGLLLGPVFGIPLGGGYRLQVTGAVAVVAAHAVAAYPFVTRSVAPPLRRLDPAMVESARALGASRARALLDVELPLIAAGVVAGAAFAFAISVGEFDSTVILAEGADSYTMPVAVERYRGRRLGPATAMGTVLLAVTSASFVVIDRLGGRFERG
- a CDS encoding DUF1684 domain-containing protein, whose amino-acid sequence is MTDSFDADTWRRELETQREEKDRFFDEHRQSPIPPEERDDFDGLDYFDPDPDYRVTATVTVHDDPEAVTMDTTAGTEVRYRRELTLSFDIDGVEQELAAYRQEGDEQYFVPIRDKTTGQESYEGGRYMEFASDEELDDGDEMVLDFNLAYSPFCAYSETFACPLPPEENWLDVAVEAGEKAP
- a CDS encoding DUF7089 family protein — protein: MFSERDLPDDVAAVRDAHAPDALVLSAASDFETLPPEQAEDLGLLVDALDPATHPAAWLPEDAPQLLARYAGNEFTIGLPGDGSVVWTRQTDPPTVIVKPRVEGSPESFIDFLVAEALVEVGLDVPESFLGFFGERYRDLDDALPLSPNATYQVAAALYDGWIGCHTREPFSDWPDEHPRLGDAWVDAGERIEGRVADLPGAVAREETDFADATELACAAIKHDLDLPAPFAALATVAYRSHGPEYAVTWAEKTFEKL
- a CDS encoding PaaI family thioesterase; translation: MDDFEAKELFSQLPFVERLGIEMESAGDGRAVGTLDLEEGHSSVPWKTVAHGGVTYSLADTVGGAAVYSLHPKPTPTIDMRIDYLSPGTDRLRAAAEVVRDGGSVAVVSVDVTDGEGEAVADARGVYKTGGGDGETTWTDVEGE
- a CDS encoding metal-dependent transcriptional regulator is translated as MSGADQYLLAVYIAGQRDGSPVSSGHVADLLDRSAASATEMLQQLETRGLVTYEPYEGATLTAEGRERAERLHESYVTLSWFFRSVLDLDSHEAEAMEMAGVIDPSVVDRLAATLPSEGT
- a CDS encoding SDR family NAD(P)-dependent oxidoreductase, which gives rise to MPPTETALVVGVGPGVGESVARRFDAEGVGVGLLARSADFLDDLATDLDDATALHLDATDADAPDRALSRVRESHGPVDALVLNLPGPADAGGDATAVDPSNLRRAWAQQVPIALRFIRAAEPDLRDGGTVVVTNSMQSKRPNGVSPARASARFALRGLVGSLADGLSDDGIHVAHLVIDGWIDRPDLRERFPDHEPWTDPDAVADTCWHLVDQSGDAWTHELDVRARGDEVRFG
- a CDS encoding class I SAM-dependent methyltransferase, which codes for MSVSAEFDEWAADGRDRGMEDRHWHTAKHALARMPVEPGDVVLDLGCGSGYAGRALRETKDAARAYGIDAAPEMARNAREYTDDPDVGYVVGDFGSLPFADDSVDHVWSMEAFYYAADPRETLREIRRVLRPGGTFYCAVNYYEENHHSHEWQEFIDVEMTRWSRPEYREAFRDAGLHVAEQDTIPDEETEIPPADEFPTEDWETREDMVERYREYGTLLTVGVAP